ACGCGGCCTTTTTTTTTAGAAGTTCTCTTTGACCGCTATCGCGAGATCTGCCACGAGAGTAAAACTCCCTGGAGCGCTCTGAACGCTATCGCGAGATCTGCAGCGAGAGTGTAAACAGTCGCCATTTctcgaaagtgagaaagagagcaGAAAGTGTGGCGAATACTTCGTGCACATTTACACAGAAACCTGTCCCGATATTTCCTTAAATACCGGCCGAAACAAACCTTTCTGTCAGCGGCTGTCTTCCCCAGTGGGTGTGTCCTCAGATGCGATATTTCAGCGGCAATTTGTAAGTGAGTGTGATAAAGAGAAACTGAGGCCTGgcagcacagacacacactgcaCCCTGACTGGACCACAAGAGGGGTAGAACCGCACGAAGAGACCCCTCGAGCGAAAAATGATCATTGAAGACCTCGAAGCCTTGAAGACATGGCTCTCAAAGACTCTTGAACCAATGTAAGTGAAGCTACGGATGCGCGTGCATGAATGTCGTGGTATACATGTGCCTGCTACAATTAGTTTCATTTCACTGTTTTGCCTGGTCGCACAGCAGCTTTgcagaaataaatacattaaggCGCAAACAGTAGAGATATAAGAGAAACAGTAAAGTATTACTTTTTGCAGCAAATGCTTGTGGCACAAAAACCAATAGAGATGAAATAAAGAAACAGTACAGAAAGTTTCACATTAATCGTCACGTGCATTCAGTTTTACTTTTATATGATTTACTAGATCTTTATGTATCTGGATTATCAACACAATATAACATATAGAAACGAAAGCTTtctttttattggtttattgGTTCTTTAGCTTTGTTGAAGGGGAAGGTGCCTGAGGTAAAATGTGTTTCTTAACAGCAAATGTACAAACATCTGCCTCTGAACAAATCTACAGCCACTTTGTTTAGTCTTCTATAACCAGCAGTCGTTGATAACACATGATTGCTTACAAAACTAACTCCAAACGTTATAGATAAGaaccaataaacaaaaaaaaaatctattgtaATTTAACATTCCTCTATGATGCATAACAAGCGATTCCTTAAACATCACTTTGTTCGACCTTCAGATGTGATGCCGACCCTTCTGCACTTGCAAAATATGTGGTTGCCTTGGTGAAGAAAGACAAATCGGAGAGGGAGTTGAAAGCACTATGCATTGACCAGTTGGATGTATTTCTTCAGAAAGGTAAATATATTTGTctagaaagaaagaagaacacTGGTTGTTCAGGACCTCTTGATGTCAAGTGGGTTTTCATTGTCAATGTTGGTACCATAAAATTAGTTGACCAATTAAAATTCAAAGGACAGATATCAACATTGGCCAAAAAATGGAATGGTCCAAAACAGTTCTATAGTTGCGTCCCTAATTCCTTGTTTAAAGTAGGAAAAACATCTTGGCCTTTATGTTTCTGTAGCATCACTGACTAAATGTATTGTAGTTCTACGAGTCCCTGGCACTTCTGACACGCCttcattttgatcacacagaaacACAGGAGTTTGTGGATAAACTTTTTGAAGCTGTGAACACGAAGAGTTACCTACCTCAACCCGAGCAGTCAACTTCCACAAACAGAACCGAAACTCACCAGCGCGCAGAAAAAGATGAACCAAAAAGAGAGGAGGTAAAGAAAAATGACGTTGCTATTAATTGGCCGTTTGTGTGTTTAAACCATTGTGAATGGTGCTGTGTACTGACATTTGACCTCAAATGTTTTGGCTTTGGTTTTTACACGAGCAGCCCAATCGAGATGAAGACAGAGACAAGAAATTCTCAAGGAGAACAAACCACAGTCCTCAGTCTGGCTCCAGATACATCCGAGACAACAGGTGAGATCATTTGCAGTAGGTTTTGTGTCATAATATTATTCTAAAAATATTCTGTTGTTGACCTGGTTgatattttcaacttttctacTTGCAGGAGAGGAGATGAGCGTAAGAAGGACGACCGCTCCAGGAAGCGAGACTTCGATCGCAACCCGCCCAGAAGGGACTCGTACAGAGACCGCTACAACCGCAGGAGAGATCGCAGCCGCAGTTTCAGCCGCAGCCGCAGTCGCAGCTGGAGCAAAGAACACCCTCGTGACAGAGACCGCAGCCGATCGCGATCTCACTCACGGAGTCGCACCAGAAGCAGAGGTAGTTTTTATTTTCCCATCACCTCAATCTAGTGATGTCATTTATCATGCATGTCATTTGTAGCATTCACGCATAAGAAAAGTCAGTTTACTGAAGTCgtgccatgtttgcaacgcctctgggcagttatttacgtcatagcaagtccacagtcctatctacttgaatggtggaaggcggatatttctaaaatcgctggcaaaaaatcacaattaaacagcatatttctgaTCAGTAAtacatgaactgtatcataactttggtttgctaagctttaATTGCgctaaaatcacctttttcaaggttttctgtgcctgcgcacaggctggcaagcgcctcacgaaAGCACCGCTCTTTACTGAATGACCATTGGCTCGCTTttgcgggacttccttcgctagagcggcaatattgagcattgcattcctcgccattcattgtaacggcagtggAGCATCTTGTTATGTTAATATCTGTGGCATAAGTCTACAGAGGAAAATGTGTTGGGAGATGTTTGTTGACACGTTTTTGCACTTCTAGAGCGAGATTCTGCCAAGTCAAAATATGACCACAGTCGTCCAGAGCGTCAGGAGGGTGCAGGCACTGATGGCTACAACGCAACGCCCGTTACGCCCGGGAACTCCTCGACTCACTTTCCTGTGCCCACCCTTAGCAGCACCATCACGGTTATTGCCCCCACCCACCACGGTAACAACACCACCGAGAGCTGGTCGGAGTTTCCGCCGGACCACGCGCTGTTCAACAGAGGTGGCCCACCGCGAAAGCGCTGCCGTGACTATGATGGTAAACAGTGTTTTAACATTTGAAGCATTTCAATTCCATCCAGTGAATTAAACGCGTAATTGTGACTATTATACATTATTAACCTTTGGATGGTAGGAAAATGCTCTCTTGTTTGTGGAACAGAGCTTTTGTTTGAGCAGAGCAACTATTAATCTTCTCTCTAAAACATCCTCATTTTGATGTGTGACAGAAAAAGGGTTCTGCATGCGAGGAGACATGTGTCCTTTTGACCACGGAAGTGATCCAGTTGTTGTGGAGGACGTTAATCTCCCCAACATACTTCCCTTTCAACCACCGCCACTCCCCGTGGTGGACGGCCCACCTCCACCTGGCCTGCCCCCCCCTCCGTCACTCCTGAACCCACCAGTGAACCTCAGGCCACCCGTGCCTCCGCCTGGCTCCATGCCCCCTAGCTTACCACCTGTCGCTGGTAAGATCCTCTTTGTTTTTAACattcgtttttttatatatataatctttCTGACTTTTAACTCTGTGTCTCTTTCAggtcctcctcctcctcttccaccCCTGAAGCCGTCTGGTATGGACGCTCCTCCAAACTCCATCACCAGCTCTGTGCCCACTATAGTCACGTCAGGTGTTCGGCCTCTGCCTCCTCTACCCCTCTACACCTCAGGTAGGTGCTCAGCAGGACTCGTCTCTAATTCTGTAATATTAAACCTGCACTAAACCACATTCGGCCATTAACACTTCACATCTGTCTGGGTTTATTTTGCTGACTGCACAATTTACTGCTTATTACACGGCCACTTACCGAATAAAGGCATGGACTTCCACATATGGAATTTGAAAGTCTTCTCTCATTGTAAAAGTAGAGCTGTCTAAGAAATAttctttaaatgttgttttataacTGTTATGAGGTTATGCCTATTGTTGCGATAATCTGCAGACTCGTTTGAGCCGGATGTGTATAACCCTGAGGCCCCCAGCATGACCTCACGGCCCATGTACAGACACCGGGTCAACGCTCAGCGGCCCAATCTGATTGGCCTAACCATGGGGGAAGTGGATCTGCCCCCTAGAGGTAACACAGAGCATTGCCCTCTCTGTTTTGTCGAAGAGCGGTTGCTTTGTGAACTTTGTCTTCATTTGTCTTTGCTTTGCTTTCAGAGAAAATGTCAAACAACAACAGCGGGCGGATCGTTTTAGAAGCAGACTCCAGGAAAAGAAGTGCAGGATTGCACGATGGAGCGATCCCACCGAAGAGACCCTGGTTTGACAGGCAAGACATTATtgagtcattattattattattataaacatctgTATCCTGTATTACAGCTTAAAATGTTGCTTTTGGTTTCATTTCTTGAGTCTCAGTCGAAAATGAATCAAAATTCTTTATAATATTTCAGagctttacatttcattttagtGATGACCTAAAATGACTCGCTTTAATGAgatggttcaccccaaaatgaacattctgtcatcatttactcaccctcttgtcatttcaaacctgtatgactttcttccccagaacacaaaaggaaatctttagaaaaatgttgttgaccgaCAGCGATGACCAAACagcattgacttgcattggttttgtgtccatacaatagaagtcaatgggtgccaccgctgttaggttatcaacattcttcaaaatatcttattttgtgttctgaagaagaaagaaagtcatgcaggttcgaaatgacaagagggtgagtaaatgatgacagaattgtctcTTTTTGGTGAACTAGTTTGCCATTTTAGCATTATACACATTTTCAGTGGGTTAATGTGTTCTCACAGTTGGAGTCATCTGCTCCACAGGCCAAACTTCAAGCCCAACCATCACGGATTTCACAGAAAAGTTCCCTTCTCACCGAATACTAAACTGGCCATCAAACAGATTCCTCCGGAACTCAACAACATCAGCAAACTCAACGAGCACTTCAGCAAGTTTGGCACCATCGTCAACCTCCAGGTAATGgaactacatttttttttttatagcaATTTCTATTATGGAGACATAGAGTGCTGACATGCACATGTCTTCTGTTTAAGGTGGTGTATAATAATGACCCAGAGGGTGCTCTGATCCAGTTTGCGTCCCCTGAGGAGGCCAGATGGGCCATACAGAGCACAGAGGCTGTGCTGAATAACCGCTTCATCAAAGTGTACAGGCACAGAGAGGACTCACCGGAGCACGCACACGCCACACCACCTGTGGTACGTAAACATGCTTACCATCAAACAGATGAAACCCAGAAAGGGTCCAAATTTATTGCCACGTCAGACGTACTATAATAATATCAATGTAATGCACTGTAATGGTTTATTGCTAAATAACGACACACCTCTAGCTGTTTTGTGCACACTGACTCAAGTGATATGTGCCTTGATTTCTCATTTGTGTAGAGAAATGTACAGGAGCCTTTAGTAAACACAGTGAAACAGTCCGTCAAAGACCGGCTCGGACCCCTGCCCATGGCCCACGCTAATCCCGAACAGGACCCCAGTGTCGTTCCACAGGTGAATGTGTGACCTCGCTCTGTTTTTGATACTGTGCATTTGTTTATGAGACCGTAAACCAGTTAAATATGTGAATCTTACATCTTGTGTTTCTATTATCTGCAGAATGCAACTAAGTCTTCAGTGAAAGAGCGTCTGGGCTTCCCCAAACCAGCAGGAGGAAAGGTTTGTTTTCTTTGATTGACAGCATAAGGTTTGATCCACAGACCCAAGCATTTTGTAAAGTCAGCCAATCATATTACAGTTTGTATCATACAGTCTATGGCTCAGTGTTTTCATATTACATACTATTCTGATCTTTTACCCGTTCCAGGTGTTTTCCACATCTACTGGCCTGACTAAAACGGTTTATAATCCAGCAGCGCTCAAAGCTGGCCAGAAGGGGGCGCCGTTTGTTCACACTGTCAGTTCAGAAGACGCCTTAAAGAGAAAACAGGTTTGTGTAGATAAGATATGCGGGTGAAAGCAGCTTATTTACTGCCTCTTTTTTACACAGCATTACTTCATGGTTAACCTACTGAACGGAGGTGTTTTTCATCTGTTGTGTTTTCTTAACGTTTGTTTTTTGGTACATGCACCAGGAGGCGCTAAAGCTTCAGCAGGATGTCAGAAAGAAGAAGCAGGAGATCTTGGAGCAGCACATAAGGACTCAGAAGGTgtgttatgaaatgttttctgtgTGACCTTTTTTAAGCATTagctttattttaaagagaaacTGTTTATATTGTTCGTCCCTGGGTGTAATGATatactcagctcacgattccaTACATTACACTGGGTTCACTTTACGATTGTATCACAGTTTTATAAACCAAATAAAACAAACGAacttcaaataacatttatttacaaaataataattgaatGATGTATAAGAATTATTTGGCAATGACATTTTGTACATACAACTAGGGCTGTTCGATTCTGATTTTGGGTTTGGGAATCGATTCCAAGAATGGATACCTAGCTGCTGTTTTCGATTCCTGCTCAATTCCCTGTTTTACTACGgatttttatttgaacactttttttagtgcaatacaattttctaagttgTCACTTTTTACATGTATTAATCATTTACTCTTTCTATACCAAAAACCTTAACCAAATATGTTGATCTTGTCCTGCAATTCCAATGGCACTCTCCAAAATAAAGCACAGGTTAAATTACTATTAACTCTTTTTAAAGGTATTCTGCAGTGTACACAAAAGTACTTGCGGAATATAGATAGACAGAACGATAATCcgtaaattgtattaaaatacgtAAGAATACTGTTCATATAAGTGTAAATGACAGACAGATCTATTTTTCTTCACATACTCATAGACTCACCCACGTTTTTTTACTATTGCTCTTTAATCTTGTCATTTAATGTTAAATGCAAGTAGTGCAGACAGGTGTTGAAAAAGCTCTGTCCAGCTTTAACAGCTTTAAACCGACGTCCAAGTAAATCTGTTGTGAGAGTGCTTTACATGCAACTCTCTTCACGCACATACTGAGCTTATCGGAAGAGAGTTAGAGAAGACGGTCTGTTTACAGTCCTTCTGAAAAGACAAACTTACTTATATGATTTGTTCATTGTGTGGATTCATGTAATTATATCTGCATTGTGTGTGCTGTGCAAACAAAGCTTTTGCTTTTATGCATGCagattattttatgtcatcccACAGCTCTAGACTTCATCCATTAGTTTTTTCTGAAGTCTTTACTGTTTTAGACCAGAAactaggcttgttcgacttgatgtggCGCCGCAATAAGAAGTttggtttcgaatcgctctcgcggtactttgatgtcttCCTCTTGTCGGATCTTGCGGTGctgcatcaagtcgaacaagacTTGTGATTAAGTTGACCGATGACATCGGCTAAGGGACGGGGCTGGTGCTTATGAAGGCTCTTAAAGAGGAGTCGATTCCTTTAATGGAACCTTTGGAATCGAATCCCAGCCCTACATACAACTTTAATTGAACCTTGTGTGTAAATCCAAATTTGAATAGGTCTGtcactaaaaaacaaaacaaatttcttTTAACAAAATTAAGACAGAAGTTAAGAAATCTAATTTCTAGCTTTCTAAATTGCTTATTAAAAATATGATGAATATGAAAATATGTACATAATTGTATCAATACAGGGTAccagactaactttttttactaggagcactgTCGCCCCTGACTGAAAATTTTAGGAGCGCAAGCAAAAAATTAggggcacaccttaaatcagcccgcaattaaattattcaaattttCCCAAAATGAATATGTATTACTGATACAGACCAATAAGTTAACTTACTTGATGACAGCAGATTTGGGTCTGcctatttaaaaagaggcaggcCTACAGAGAATCTTTGTTATTGATTGGTGCTAAATAGAGAGACCgtaatctgaattcatttgaaccaacagaaattgtGCTTGTCAAAAAGTATTAATTGTTTTAAGTGTTACACATTGAAAGGCCTCGTGTTATGTTCTTGcgatgattttattgtgtattaaggacactttcctcatgttcacaacacaatgtaaagataacttcaaataaaactttacgagagcattcgcctgtcgttcgttcttgctgtgaacggatttgaaatgatccagcgcTGTCTCAAGTAATCCACACATAAATgacgtttcctgaactcctctgtggttagtttcgttttaaacgtctcatatCAAATCGTTCGTCTTCGGGCTCAAGAAATCCGTCACAGAAAACAGCGACTCCTAGTAATGCGCTCATGtagtgtgtgtaaacttgtcaatgacgacctggATTTTGCGCATCTGCGGAagcgggaaacatcagtgacGCGAGTGACCCGCACAGTtgacaatcacacacacagcctgcacTGGTGGCGGGTCGCATACTTGAAAAAAATGCTCGcgcgagtacttgtaaaaaatgctcgcgcgagtacttgtaaaaaatgttcgcgcgagtacttgtaaaaaatgcTCGCGCTGTCTCGAAAACTAGTCGCAAAATgggaccatttagtcgcagtctggagccctgcaaTATGTTTACTTTTAATGTTGAGACCCTTAAGACATTGTAGATGTAATGGTGTGATTTCCTGTAATACCATATTGAAACTGTGTATTGTTCTACAAACAATCTTGACTTGACATTTCAAAGCTAGACTGAAACATGTAcctgtgtgtttattttctgtagTTGTTGATATCCAAGCTGGAGAAGAACAAAACCATGAAGGCTGAAGATAAAAGTCTGATCATGCAGACGCTCTCCACCCTCACCAACAGCATCACCAAACTCCAGGAGGAGATCAAATCCCTGTCCAGTGCCAGCGTGCTCAAGACGGCAGTCAAGAGTAAAGCCCAGGTACACACGCTCACACCCGCGCACCTGCCAATGATCCATATACACTAGAGGTCGACCGATTGATCGGCCGACCCATTAACCAAGCCGATTTTTgggatattttaatttattggcACGGGCCAATTGTTCTGCAAATTAGGCCGATAAACAGGCAGGTGCATCTGTGAGCAGCTTAGCATTGTTGTGGAACACGCTAACTTTTTAACTTCCTGATAACTTCACTAGAAAACGGTAAAACTTTAACTCTTTTTATCCTTCGTTCTTAATCTATCcttgtatatttcattgattaaatGCGGATGGAACTTTTTGTAACTCCTATTGTTAGTGAGCCTTCAACCACATAGTTTAGGCTACATGTATGCACGGGTACCAAAACCTGGTGACGAGCTCAGCGGCTAAATTATTACAGCTGTCCGCATTGTATAGCTAGATAAACTCCGACGTTATCAATACTGTTTCTGTACCGGAGAATTTCTCTCCCTCTGAGGTTGCGTGTGAGACGGAGCAACTCGCACTCAGCAGCCATGCCTTGTGAAAAGACGAAACTTCTGGCTAAAACGTGCACGTTAACTTTCCTGCTTAAATGTCTGTGGGTCGGACTCTCTTTATACTtggtattaagatgcgttttggtcgTTCTTTCTATCAAATGGACGAAATAAGTGCacacaatttacaaatgaacacgACCGGGGTAGATAAACATAGAGAGAGAAGGGTTTTTTCTGCTCTGATAGCCGTGAGACAAGCTGAACACTGATTTacaacaaatgtgtgtgtgttagaaatctgaaatggagagaaaacattctgcttgctTGGTACGTTTTTTGTCATTAAACCAAACATCTTGAGCCAAACTTGTTGTTTCCCCTCGTTTACGCATTATGTCCGTAGGCGGTCTTTTGTGGCTGTTTAAATGCATTCGACCACAAGAGCTTCTACTTTCCTGTCAGGCTAGAAAAAGGCTAAAagctaaatataactaaaaacgCCGTTACGAGCAGCTGTTTATTAtgagtgatttttatttttgttttaacttaaTTATAATGGATTATGACCATTTGACTAATAGCAGTGTCTGCCAACAAACAATCAAAAAGCATTATTCTGAACAGTTTGAAAGTTTTGAGCATTTTTACTATGAATTAGACTATCTTGTACCCTGCAATAAACACTTACTCAATCCTTCTCAATCAAGTGCACTGATTTGAAAAGACATGTCttgagtaaatgtttaatttaagcaatATTCTGTATCACTTCTTATTACTATTTTGTGAAATGAAAGTGGAGAAAAGAGAACTAATCTGCAATTTCTAAAAATCTGCATCAGCCAGAGAAAATCCTCTGTAATATACCCATAAACAAGTAAACTTTCCCTTACATGTTTTTCTCCATGTGTTCACAGGCTCAGAAGGAGCTTCTGGACACAGAGTTGGACCTTTATAAGAAAATGCAGGCGGGAGAAGACACGTCCCAACTGAAGATTAAATACACTCAACTACAATTAGAGGTACTTCACAGAGTACAActtcttttatatatatatatatatatagttttcaGACaatgagaatgttttttttttcaatgaaaGATTTTGTTTACTTGTGCTCATTCTCAAACTTTCCACTGGGTGGCGCCGTAATGCTTGTTAAACTATATTGCTTGTGTTAGAACGGTGTATTAGACATATGTGTTTTCCTCCAGGCTGCCAAATGAGGCCTTCTAACTCCTGGACGTGGGAGGGGGGCTCACGGCAGGGGTCGGGGGGCCCTGAGGAGCCGGGGCAGAGGCCTTCGCGGGCGCGGGAGAGGAGTTCACGCTGTGGTGGACCATCGACCCAGAGCATTAGAGATCAGCGGCTTTACCGAGGCGGATCGAGTCGACCTGCTGCCGCACTTTGCAGTAAGTAGTGCTAAACAGTAGCAGAACGGTTATTGGATGATGTCATAACTGATTTTCCTTTTATCAACTAGCAATTTGGAGAGATTGAGGATTTCCAGATGGAGGATTCGTCTCTTAGTGCCATCATTACATTTAAAAGTCGTGCAGAGGCAGAACAGGTGCTGACACAATACTAATGCAACGATGACCTATACACTTTGCATGTCTAGATGTAAACGCTAAAATATTGTTACACAGGCGGCGATCCACGGCATCCGGTTGAATAGTAAGGGCCTGCGCTTGGCCTGGCACAAACCTGCGGCCTCCCTCAACACAACAGACCCAGATGAGACTGAACCAGATGACGAGGAGGTACACATTCTTTAAATCTGGGCAGTATGagccaaaaatatataaaaacgtgTTCGAGTAAATTAACATTATAGTAATATGTCACATTATGGGttatatgtaaaaataataatttgttaatGTCTGGTTTACATGAAGCACCTAAACATTTGTTTGACTGAATTATCTTATTTGATTATTCTTTATACTTGATGGACATAACCAAAAGATAAGATTATTCATAACACATAAGTTTGTCGTCCAACAGCTTCACATTATGTAACAATTTATGACAAAATACTTCTTACAGTAAAACTAATGTTACAAAATGAATAGTTCTGATGACAACCTGTACAAGTTTCACCAACGTATGCTCTGTATTCTGATTGGCCGCAGTTTGCTGAGGACTCGCTCGTCGACGATTCGCTGCTGCAGGACGATGACGAGGAAGAGGACGATAATGAGTCACGCTCATGGCGCAGATGAAAACACCCGTCCGCGTCCCGCTGCCCGAGCACGTCCCATCGCGTGTTTTGTTTCAGAAATTAtagtttttaaaagtttaatttacatttcatttttatttgtcttaTTAAACCTGAGCAGTAAAACTCATGTCAGAAGGCTGTGAAGATATAAAAGAAGATTTGCTTTTTGTTCAGTGATTTTGCATTGTGTCAAGACccaaaatgtttgcttttgccGGCTGCATATTTTTATTGGTCAAATATGTTGACGCATATTTCTTTTCAGTAATTCTTACTGTTCGGTTAAAAAAAGCTTAATGTTTCACTTTCAAACGAAAACTGCTGAACATTTTTGTTGAACACATGTTTATGCTTTTCCTAGTATAATCAGCCTGATGAGGAATTCGCTTTTGTGTACATATTTTATGTATGAATTTTAATGGTTTGTATGACTACTTTGCTTCTGGGTTTCTTTatgagatgtaaaaaaaataaagaagtgAAATGGTCTAGAAAAGATATCAgctgaaacaaaaaagaaaaaaatgacagcTTTGCTGCATGAGCACTGctatgagaaaaaaacaacaacagctgAATAAAGACCGTTTCATCCCCCCCACCCCCCAATCCTCacaaaaagagcaaatttccaaAACATTCCTTGTGTATCACGGTATCAGCAGGTAAGCATGTTGCACAGACGGCACAAACGGAGGTAagcaagtgtttttttttttattcccccatttttatttgtcgactaatctaaacTTGTTCATTTTGTCCATTAGGTCATGTCGGACTGATCCCGGATGAAGCTTGAACTGCATCGGATCGCCGCTGGGTACCAACCCAAACCGGCGGTAAATATTCCCATCAATCACGTTCTTGATGGTCTCTTTGGTTTTTCACTTCATTTCATTGTCACCTACCGGGAAACCCTTCACGTATTTTCCCGCAGGACACTAAAACCTGTTTTTACAATATTTGTCGACCCCCGATGCCCTCGCGCGCCATCCCGGGCTCCCCGCGTCTGGCCCCCCCACAATCCCCGAGCATCCCATTTGCATAGCAGAGAACAAATGACCCAATCAGAGCCGTAGCAGTCGGTGATGTGGCTCTCCCACCTTGCCGCTTGTCACGCAAGCTCGGCTAATTGTGAGAAATTCGATTTGCTCTTGGAGTGTGTCGTGAAGCTCGGCTTTACCCCCGCCAGCTAAACCTCGCCCGGCCCAGCGTGGGGGCCCTTAAATGGACACGATCCCCACCCTCGTCCCCTCCTGCTGCACTCCTGCACCTGATCTCTCACCATCAGgccttcagtgtgtgtgtttgtgtgactcTAGTTAAaacctgacctttgacctttatCCAAgtgtaatataacattttaataagcTACGTTGGCTTGGTTAGTGCGTGTCGTTACTATGGCGATTCACATACCGTTTGGATTTTTAGACCATCTCCAGTGTTAAATAGGGCTATTTAATCTGGGGGCCGGCGTCCCGTGGACCCCCGCGGCCCGACTACTTTGTAATGAAGTGATGTATTTGTTAAGACGAGGCTTGCCGTGAGCGGAGCGTCTATGAGGCAGCCGTGTTTCCAGCGGAATCAAACACGTAATGCGTTTATGACAGAAAACATCAGCTAATGAGTTTACAGCATGTCGGCGGGCT
The Triplophysa rosa linkage group LG7, Trosa_1v2, whole genome shotgun sequence genome window above contains:
- the rbm26 gene encoding RNA-binding protein 26 encodes the protein MIIEDLEALKTWLSKTLEPICDADPSALAKYVVALVKKDKSERELKALCIDQLDVFLQKETQEFVDKLFEAVNTKSYLPQPEQSTSTNRTETHQRAEKDEPKREEPNRDEDRDKKFSRRTNHSPQSGSRYIRDNRRGDERKKDDRSRKRDFDRNPPRRDSYRDRYNRRRDRSRSFSRSRSRSWSKEHPRDRDRSRSRSHSRSRTRSRERDSAKSKYDHSRPERQEGAGTDGYNATPVTPGNSSTHFPVPTLSSTITVIAPTHHGNNTTESWSEFPPDHALFNRGGPPRKRCRDYDEKGFCMRGDMCPFDHGSDPVVVEDVNLPNILPFQPPPLPVVDGPPPPGLPPPPSLLNPPVNLRPPVPPPGSMPPSLPPVAGPPPPLPPLKPSGMDAPPNSITSSVPTIVTSGVRPLPPLPLYTSDSFEPDVYNPEAPSMTSRPMYRHRVNAQRPNLIGLTMGEVDLPPREKMSNNNSGRIVLEADSRKRSAGLHDGAIPPKRPWFDSWSHLLHRPNFKPNHHGFHRKVPFSPNTKLAIKQIPPELNNISKLNEHFSKFGTIVNLQVVYNNDPEGALIQFASPEEARWAIQSTEAVLNNRFIKVYRHREDSPEHAHATPPVRNVQEPLVNTVKQSVKDRLGPLPMAHANPEQDPSVVPQNATKSSVKERLGFPKPAGGKVFSTSTGLTKTVYNPAALKAGQKGAPFVHTVSSEDALKRKQEALKLQQDVRKKKQEILEQHIRTQKLLISKLEKNKTMKAEDKSLIMQTLSTLTNSITKLQEEIKSLSSASVLKTAVKSKAQAQKELLDTELDLYKKMQAGEDTSQLKIKYTQLQLEAAK